One genomic window of Camelina sativa cultivar DH55 chromosome 5, Cs, whole genome shotgun sequence includes the following:
- the LOC104788781 gene encoding probable polygalacturonase At2g43860, giving the protein MVYSTSSLILPLALIFLYFISISSLADPTPTTINVLSYGAKPDGTKDSTKAFLAAWDVACASANPTTIIVPTGRFLVGTIVFQGNKCKQAPISIRIAGSIVAPGDFRVIASSEHWISFEDVTDVSIYGGILDAQGASLWKCKNNGGHNCPTGAKSLWFSGSNNININGLTSINSQKFHIVIDTSKNVNIDGVKVSADANSPNTDGIHVDSSHSVHITNSRIATGDDCISIGPGSTSVFIQNIKCGPGHGISIGSLGRAEEEQGVNNVTVSDVDFTGTDNGVRIKTWGKNSKSFATNIVFQHINMKMVKNPIIIDQHYCLDKPCPKQESGVKVSNVRYEDIRGTSNTEMAVLLDCSKEEPCTGIVMNNVNLVSVNQPAQASCDNANGSANDVVPVTPCLRTEIITI; this is encoded by the exons atggTTTACAGCACTTCAAGTCTTATTCTTCCTTTGGCTctcatctttctttatttcatctCAATCTCATCATTAGCCGATCCGACTCCAACCACAATCAACGTCTTATCCTACGGAGCCAAACCAGACGGCACAAAAGACTCAACCAAAGCCTTCTTAGCCGCATGGGACGTCGCTTGTGCCTCGGCTAATCCTACAACTATTATCGTACCAACAGGACGGTTCTTGGTTGGGACCATTGTTTTCCAAGGCAACAAGTGTAAGCAAGCTCCAATATCTATTCGTATAGCAGGGTCAATTGTTGCTCCGGGAGACTTTAGAGTTATCGCAAGCTCAGAACATTGGATTTCGTTTGAGGATGTTACGGATGTTTCAATCTACGGTGGAATACTTGACGCACAAGGTGCCAGTTTATGGAAATGCAAGAACAACGGTGGCCATAATTGTCCTACCGGTGCCAAG AGTTTGTGGTTTAGTGGGTCAAATAACATCAACATCAATGGCTTAACGTCGATAAACAGCCAGAAGTTCCACATAGTGATTGATACAAGCAAAAACGTTAACATTGACGGCGTTAAGGTTTCTGCTGATGCGAACAGCCCTAACACCGATGGGATTCACGTGGATTCATCTCACTCAGTCCATATCACGAACTCGAGAATCGCAACCGGTGATGATTGCATCTCTATCGGTCCAGGATCCACTAGTGTTTTCATACAAAACATTAAATGCGGTCCAGGCCACGGCATCAG TATCGGAAGTCTTGGACGAGCAGAGGAAGAACAAGGTGTCAATAACGTAACTGTGAGTGACGTGGATTTCACGGGAACGGATAACGGAGTTAGAATCAAAACGTGGGGGAAAAATAGCAAGAGTTTCGCTACAAACATCGTCTTCCAACATATCAATATGAAAATGGTCAAGAACCCGATCATTATTGACCAACACTATTGTCTTGACAAACCTTGCCCTAAAcag GAATCTGGAGTTAAGGTATCAAATGTGAGATATGAAGATATACGTGGGACTTCTAATACGGAGATGGCGGTTTTGTTAGATTGTAGTAAGGAGGAACCATGTACCGGTATTGTAATGAATAATGTGAACCTCGTCTCCGTTAATCAACCGGCTCAGGCGTCTTGCGATAATGCAAATGGATCAGCGAACGACGTCGTCCCGGTCACTCCGTGTCTAAGGACCGAGATAATTACGATTTAA
- the LOC104784953 gene encoding dual specificity protein kinase shkC-like: MIDLVRVFENLRKGTNFLASMENIAAQLKRGISRQFSTGSIRRTMSRQFTRQSSLDPRRTNMRFSFGRQSSLDPIRRSPDSTRSDDEPHMSVPENLDSTMQLLFMASKGDVRGVEELLDEGIDVNSIDLDGRTALHIAACEGHLGVVKALLSRRANIDARDRWGSTAAADAKYYGNLDVYNLLKARGAKVPKTRKTPMTVSNPREVPEYELNPLEVQVRKADGISKGAYQVAKWNGTRVSVKILDKDSYSDPERINAFKHELTLLEKVRHPNVIQFVGAVTQNIPMMIVVEYNPKGDLGVYLQKKGRLSPSKALRFGLDIARGMNYLHECKPDPIIHCDLKPKNILLDRGGQLKISGFGMIRLSKISQDKAKVANHKAHIDLSNYYIAPEVYKDEIFDRRVDAHSFGVILYEITEGVPVFHPRPPEEVAKMMCLEGKRPVFKTKSRSYPPDLKELIEECWHPEAGIRPTFSEIIFRLDKIVTNCSKQGWWKDTFKFPWK; this comes from the exons ATGATTGATCTTGTGAGGGTTTTTGAGAATTTGCGTAAAGGAACAAACTTTTTGGCATCAATGGAGAACATAGCCGCACAGCTAAAACGAGGGATCTCAAGACAATTCTCAACTGGCTCGATTCGTCGAACAATGAGCCGACAGTTCACACGTCAGTCATCTCTCGACCCTCGTCGGACCAACATGAGGTTTAGTTTCGGTCGTCAGTCTTCTCTCGATCCGATCCGGAGGAGTCCTGATTCCACTAGAAGCGACGACGAGCCTCATATGTCGGTACCGGAGAATCTCGATTCCACGATGCAGCTTCTCTTTATGGCTAGTAAAGGTGATGTCAGAGGAGTTGAGGAGCTTCTTGATGAAGGGATCGATGTTAATAGTATCGATCTTGATGGTCGTACGGCGCTTCACATCGCTGCCTGTGAAGGTCATCTTGGCGTTGTTAAGGCTCTTCTTAGCAGGAGAGCTAACATTGATGCTCGTGATCGATGGGGAAGTACg GCGGCTGCTGATGCTAAGTATTATGGGAATTTAGATGTTTACAATCTCTTGAAGGCTCGAGGAGCTAAGGTTCCG AAAACGAGGAAGACGCCGATGACTGTGTCGAATCCACGAGAAGTTCCTGAGTATGAGCTTAATCCGCTTGAGGTTCAAGTCCGGAAAGCTGATGGTATCTCAAAG GGAGCATATCAAGTAGCTAAATGGAATGGCACGCGGGTTTCTGTCAAAATACTTGATAAAGATAGCTACTCAGATCCTGAACGCAT AAACGCATTTAAACATGAGTTGACGTTGCTAGAAAAAGTCCGGCATCCTAATGTTATCCAGTTTGTTGGAGCTGTCACTCAGAATATACCGATGATGATTGTAGTCGAGTATAATCCAAAA GGAGATTTAGGTGTATATCTCCAAAAGAAAGGACGTCTTTCTCCTTCCAAGGCACTTAGATTTGGTCTTGATATTGCAAG GGGAATGAATTACCTCCATGAATGTAAACCTGATCCAATCATTCACTGCGATCTAAAGCCAAA AAATATTTTGCTGGATAGAGGTGGCCAATTAAAGATCTCGGGATTTGGTATGATAAGATTGTCGAAAATTTCACAAGACAAGGCGAAAGTAGCAAACCACAAAGCACATATAGATCTCTCAA ATTACTACATAGCACCAGAGGTTTATAAAGACGAAATATTTGACCGAAGGGTCGATGCACACTCCTTTGGTGTCATTTTATACGAG ATAACAGAGGGAGTACCAGTTTTCCACCCGAGGCCTCCTGAAGAAGTTGCGAAAATGATGTGTTTAGAAGGAAAGAGACCAGTATTCAAAACTAAGTCAAGAAGTTACCCTCcagatctaaaaga GTTGATCGAGGAATGTTGGCATCCAGAAGCCGGTATTAGACCTACATTCTCTGAGATTATCTTTCGACTTGACAAAATAGTAACTAATTGCTCTAAACAAGGATGGTGGAAAGACACATTCAAGTTCCCTTG GAAATaa